CGTCGGGCAGGCCCAGGATGAGCCCGCGCACCATGGCATCGACATGACCGACGCCGGAGCGTCCGCCGGGCGAGGTCTGATCCACGATCTGCCAATGTTTAGCCGCGGCGACCTTCAATACCGTTTTATAGGCCTCGTCGGCATCGAGATCGAGGAGGATCGGCTGAATGGCCGGATAGGCGCGCATCTGCTGCTGCCGCAGATCGTCGGAGACAGGTTCCGGCGTCACGCCATTGCGCGCGGCCAGCGCTTTTTTGGACCGCGCGAAAGCCGGCGGATCGTCGAGATCGGTCGAAACATCGGCGAGGACCGGCAGTCTGATCGCCTGCACGGCGAGAAAGCCCGGATAGCCCAGAAGCAGAAAGGCGAGAGCAAGGCCCGCCAGCAGCCGTCCGGTGCCTTTGCGCCCGGTCTGCCAGATCACGATGATCGCGGCGCCGGCACATAGAACGGCGATGCAGGCAATGGCGAAAGACGAGCCGAGGATGGCATAGACCGGCGTCGGATCGAGGCCGGTCCGCGCCGACAAAACGCCTATGCCCGCCACAGCCAAGGCGAAAAAGCCGAGGCGCCGGCTCCAGACTGCTGTCTCGGCATAGGGCTCTTCGACGATCAGACGACGCATGAAAGGCTCATTTGTAAAATATCGCCGCAGCGAAGCAGGGCGAGGCCGGACATAGTAGCTCCGTCGCCTAAATCAGCAAATTGGCATCGCGCGCGAGCCGCCACCGGCCATCGGCTTCCTTGCGCAAAATCGTAAGCACATAGCCAGATTTGCGGACAGCGGGCGCACCGTCCGGCGGCGCGATCGTCATTTCGAGAAAATTGCGGAGATAGGCGAAGCTGCCGATGATCTCGATTTCCAGGATGTCGCTTTTTGCTTCGATGCGGATGCCTTGCATGGCTTTCGCAGCCGCTTCATAAGCCGCTTTTCCGAACGGCTCGCGGCCGGGAACCATGAAGATCACGTCATCGGTCATCAGCCCGAGGACCGTCGCGATGTCGCCTTTCGCACTGGCCGCAAGCCAGCAATCGACCAAGTCGCGGATGGCCCGCTCGTCATCGCTCACGTTCGGCATCCTTCGGCTATCGGCGAAACATATTCCTAACCATATTGAAAAGAAAACTCATCCCGTAAAGCTAAGATTCTTCATGCCTCGTTAACCGCATGCGCCGACCATTCGCAGGTCTCGGATCCTGTTTCCGTCCTCGCGTAAGAGTTGATCACATGCAAGAGCAAGCTGTATTGGAAGTCCCGGCAAGCCCCGCAACCGGCACAAATGATCTTTTATCGCGTCTTTATCGCGAGATCGGGATCTCCGCCGTCGCCGCCGCGCTTGAGATTAACCATCCGCATGACAATCGGCCGCTGGCCGAAAGCCTCATGCTCCCGGCGGTCCAGCCTGCGGCAAGATGATCGTTGCTGAATTATGCCATGATCTTAAATGACAAGGTCCGTATCGTCCGCTCCGACGATCGCGCCATGGTGTTTTCAGGATGACTTTTCTCAGCCGCCGTTTGTTCCTGCAAGGTCTCGGCGGACTTACGGTTGCCGGCATGGCCTCAGGCGCCTATGCCACGGTCATCGAACCCGGCCTGCTGCTCGACGTGACCTCCTACAAGGTCACGCCGCCGCGGTGGCCGCAGGGGCTTGAACTGAAAGCCGCCGTTCTCGCCGATATTCATGCCTGCGAACCTTGGATGCCGGCCTCGCGCGTCCGCTCCATAGCGGAAGTCGCCAATGCGCTTTCGCCTGACATCATCTTCCTTCTCGGCGATTTCAATGGCGGCCATAAATTCGTCAGCGGTCCCGTCATGCCGGACCAATGGGCCGAGGCGCTTTCGATTCTAGAGGCGCCGCTCGGCGTTTACGCCGTGCTCGGCAATCACGATATATGGCACGGGGCCCTGCCCGGCATAAAGGGCGACGAGGGCGACGGCGTTCGCCGCGGCCTGCGCCATGCCGGCATTACGCTGCTCGAAAACGAAGCCATCAGCTTGCGCAAGGGCGACCGGAGCTTTTGGGTCGCGGGCCTCGGCGACCAGATGGCGCAGCCGGCTGGCCGGCATCATTTTCACGGCATGGACGATCTTCCGGCGACGCTCGCCAAAATCAACGATGACGCGCCGGTCGTCCTTCTGGCGCATGAACCTTTCCTCTTTCACCGGGTTCCGAGTCGTGTTGCTCTGACGCTGTGCGGCCACACGCACGGCGGCCAAGTCAATCTTCCATTCATCAGCCCGATTTACGAAAGAGCCAATTTCGGCACCGATAAGGTCTATGGCCATATTATCGAGAACGATCGCCACATGATCATCTCGGGCGGTCTTGGAACGTCGATCGCGCCGATCCGCATCATGCGGCCACCTGAAGTCGTATCGGTGACACTGACAAGCGGCAGCGGCGATTCAAAACCGACAGCATGATCCCGAAAACTTGCAGGCTTTTCGGGACTAAGATCATACGTCGAGATCGTGTCAGCCGCAGGCGACACCGGCAATCAGCCCATCGCCGAACCAGCGGATGAGATAGAGCGCTGCCTGATTGGCGGCCTCCTCTTCCGGCATGCGCAGGCTGAGCAAGCCGCAAATCTCGGCGAAGGTGCCG
The Methyloferula stellata AR4 DNA segment above includes these coding regions:
- a CDS encoding metallophosphoesterase, yielding MTFLSRRLFLQGLGGLTVAGMASGAYATVIEPGLLLDVTSYKVTPPRWPQGLELKAAVLADIHACEPWMPASRVRSIAEVANALSPDIIFLLGDFNGGHKFVSGPVMPDQWAEALSILEAPLGVYAVLGNHDIWHGALPGIKGDEGDGVRRGLRHAGITLLENEAISLRKGDRSFWVAGLGDQMAQPAGRHHFHGMDDLPATLAKINDDAPVVLLAHEPFLFHRVPSRVALTLCGHTHGGQVNLPFISPIYERANFGTDKVYGHIIENDRHMIISGGLGTSIAPIRIMRPPEVVSVTLTSGSGDSKPTA
- a CDS encoding DUF1499 domain-containing protein; translated protein: MRRLIVEEPYAETAVWSRRLGFFALAVAGIGVLSARTGLDPTPVYAILGSSFAIACIAVLCAGAAIIVIWQTGRKGTGRLLAGLALAFLLLGYPGFLAVQAIRLPVLADVSTDLDDPPAFARSKKALAARNGVTPEPVSDDLRQQQMRAYPAIQPILLDLDADEAYKTVLKVAAAKHWQIVDQTSPGGRSGVGHVDAMVRGLILGLPDDVTIRIRPQAGQTRVDMRSVSRIGHHDFGANAYRIKQFQQALEAEASK
- a CDS encoding SgcJ/EcaC family oxidoreductase; amino-acid sequence: MPNVSDDERAIRDLVDCWLAASAKGDIATVLGLMTDDVIFMVPGREPFGKAAYEAAAKAMQGIRIEAKSDILEIEIIGSFAYLRNFLEMTIAPPDGAPAVRKSGYVLTILRKEADGRWRLARDANLLI